From the Rhinatrema bivittatum chromosome 7, aRhiBiv1.1, whole genome shotgun sequence genome, one window contains:
- the FOXF1 gene encoding forkhead box protein F1, with the protein MTAEVQQPSSQPPAQSSPMSAAPDKHSGQGSAMESASSTTTKTKKTNAGIRRPEKPPYSYIALIVMAIQSSPTKRLTLSEIYQFLQSRFPFFRGSYQGWKNSVRHNLSLNECFIKLPKGLGRPGKGHYWTIDPASEFMFEEGSFRRRPRGFRRKCQALKPMYTMMNGLGYSHLPETYSFQGSCPPNSLSLDGGIGMMNGHLPSNVDGMGLQGHSVSHLAANNGHSFMGSCTGSSGDYSHHDSGSPLLTGAGVMEPHSVYSSSASAWAPTASAALSSGTPYIKQQPLSPCNPAANALSSNLSTHSLDQSYLHQNSHNTAADLQGIPRYHSQSPSMCDRKEFVFSFNAMASSSMHSAGNGSYYHQQVTYQDIKPCVM; encoded by the exons ATGACGGCAGAGGTCCAGCAGCCTTCGTCTCAGCCGCCTGCGCAGAGCAGCCCCATGTCCGCCGCCCCCGACAAGCACAGTGGTCAGGGCTCGGCCATGGAGTCCGCCTCGTCCACCACCACCAAGACCAAGAAGACCAACGCGGGCATCCGGCGGCCCGAGAAGCCGCCCTACTCCTACATCGCCCTGATCGTCATGGCCATCCAGAGCTCGCCCACCAAGCGCCTCACCCTCAGCGAGATCTACCAGTTCCTGCAGAGCCGCTTCCCCTTCTTCCGGGGCTCCTACCAGGGCTGGAAGAACTCCGTGCGCCACAACCTGTCCCTGAACGAGTGCTTCATCAAGCTGCCCAAGGGCCTGGGGAGGCCCGGCAAGGGCCACTACTGGACTATCGACCCGGCCAGCGAGTTCATGTTCGAAGAAGGCTCCTTCCGGAGAAGACCAAGGGGCTTCCGAAGGAAGTGTCAGGCGCTGAAGCCCATGTACACCATGATGAACGGCCTGGGCTACAGCCACCTTCCAGAGACTTATAgcttccagggctcctgcccgCCCAACTCGCTCTCCTTGGACGGCGGCATAGGCATGATGAACGGACATTTGCCAAGTAACGTGGACGGGATGGGCTTGCAAGGGCACTCCGTGTCGCACTTGGCCGCCAACAACGGCCATTCGTTCATGGGGAGCTGCACGGGGTCTTCTGGAGACTACTCCCACCACGACTCCGGCTCTCCGCTGCTGACGGGGGCTGGGGTGATGGAGCCCCACTCCGTCTACTCCAGCTCGGCCTCCGCCTGGGCTCCTACGGCCTCGGCGGCCTTGTCTAGCGGCACCCCCTACATTAAACAGCAGCCTCTTTCCCCCTGCAATCCCGCGGCCAACGCCTTGTCCTCCAACCTCTCGACTCATTCCTTAGACCAGTCTTACCTGCACCAGAACAGTCACAACACGGCGGCAGACTTACAAG gAATCCCGCGGTATCACTCCCAGTCCCCCAGTATGTGCGACAGGAaggaatttgttttttctttcaacgCCATGGCCTCCTCCTCCATGCACTCGGCAGGCAACGGGTCCTACTACCACCAACAAGTCACTTATCAGGACATCAAGCCCTGCGTGATGTGA